In Candidatus Hydrogenedentota bacterium, the following are encoded in one genomic region:
- a CDS encoding class I SAM-dependent methyltransferase translates to MKSTIIDREVTRLLAESQIGVTPGMEQQLAAYLDLIREWNDFAGLVAPGDLACLAEEHLADAVSLAPWVRAYCPPEGTLLDIGSGGGFPAIPLKVLLPALSLVMVERSAKKVGFLRKVIGALRLPCVDLRHGSFPEAVEQMHADVITARAVEKLAHLGKALTSRIAGGTVYLCQSRVNAIPGLEVFHVERVDDLWTTRGLRRGALHLVRRP, encoded by the coding sequence ATGAAATCTACGATTATTGACAGAGAAGTAACGAGGTTGCTGGCGGAGAGCCAGATAGGCGTAACGCCGGGTATGGAGCAGCAACTCGCAGCGTATCTGGACTTGATACGCGAATGGAACGACTTCGCGGGACTCGTTGCGCCGGGTGACTTGGCTTGTCTGGCGGAAGAGCACTTGGCCGACGCAGTCAGTTTGGCGCCGTGGGTCCGGGCATACTGTCCGCCCGAAGGCACGCTGCTCGATATCGGCAGTGGGGGGGGCTTTCCCGCGATTCCGCTGAAGGTGCTGCTGCCGGCGCTTTCGTTGGTGATGGTGGAACGCTCGGCAAAGAAGGTTGGGTTCCTGCGCAAGGTCATCGGGGCGCTGCGGTTGCCTTGTGTCGACTTGCGGCATGGGTCGTTTCCGGAAGCCGTGGAGCAGATGCATGCGGACGTTATCACGGCGCGCGCTGTGGAAAAGCTGGCACATTTGGGCAAGGCGCTGACGTCGCGGATTGCCGGGGGCACCGTATATCTCTGTCAATCAAGGGTTAACGCGATCCCGGGACTCGAGGTGTTCCACGTGGAACGTGTGGATGACCTGTGGACAACCAGAGGGTTACGCCGCGGTGCCCTCCATCTCGTGCGCCGCCCCTGA